DNA sequence from the Myxococcaceae bacterium JPH2 genome:
CCGGGCGCGACGTCGTCGGCCGCGGTGAAGTCGGCGCGCGAGGTCGTCGAGGAGGCGGTGCTCCTCACCGCGAGGGACCTGCTGGCCGCCGAGCCCGTGGCGCGCATGGAGTCCGCGTGGCGCGGGCTCAAGTGGCTCCTGGACCAGTGCCCGCCCGACGCGGGCATGGCGGTGGAGGTGCTGGATGTGGCGGCCGGGGCCCTGACGGAGGCGCTGGAGGCGGCGCTCGCGGCCGAGCCCTTCGAGCGCCCCGACGCGTGCTTCGTCACGGACACCTGCGACGACGCCGCGCGACTCGGACGGATGGCCCTGCTGGGCGAGCACGCGCAGGTGCCCATGGTGGTGGCCGTGTCGCCGAGCCTGCTCGGCCTGCCCCTGGCGGAGCTGTCCACGGGCCTGGAGGAGGCACGCGACGAGGTGCCCGAGTCCTGGCCGGAGCTGCGCCAGGACGAGTCCGGGCGCTGGCTCTGCGTCGCGCTCAACCGCCCGGTGGTGGGCAGCGAGAGCAAGGGCGCGCTCAAGCGCGTCGCGTTCGCCAGCCCCGCCATCGCGGTGGCCTCGCTGCTGGCGGCGAGCTTCCGGGACACCGGCTCCTTCGCGCGCATCCTGGGACAGCCCGGCGGCGTGCGCGCGCCCACCACGTGGGAGGTGCCCGCGGGGCGCGACAAGGGGACGCTCATCCCCACGGAGGTGATGCTGCCCATCCGCGCGCAGGCGCGCCTGGAGGAGCGCGGCATCCTGGGCCTGGGCAGCGGACGCAACGCGGACGCCGTGCTGCTGGCCACCGCGCCCACGGTGTTCGGCGGCGGCTACACGGTGCCGCTGCCCGCGCAGCTCCTCACGGGGCGCATCGTCCGCTTCGCGCAGTGGGTCCGGGACCAGCTCCCCGCGGGCTCCAGTGGCGAGGACGTCTCCGCCATCTTCGCGCAGGCCGCCGAGGTGTTCCTCTTCCGTGGGGCCACGGAGCTGGGACAGCT
Encoded proteins:
- a CDS encoding type VI secretion system contractile sheath large subunit, whose product is MSQSGASAESARVRWLVAGAFASPATGRRFHLTSESFPTELSRAASGLRATVVDRLGAQDTRTVELSFDKLRAFQLSEVISAVPELRALQGLRDELSRAGLSPEAGAERVASIVGAGKLSEAVAAALRGTTPAPTPTAVPTTTSGAELVETLLNPGEPHAPAAASRAVDAFLRAITPKGAAPGATSSAAVKSAREVVEEAVLLTARDLLAAEPVARMESAWRGLKWLLDQCPPDAGMAVEVLDVAAGALTEALEAALAAEPFERPDACFVTDTCDDAARLGRMALLGEHAQVPMVVAVSPSLLGLPLAELSTGLEEARDEVPESWPELRQDESGRWLCVALNRPVVGSESKGALKRVAFASPAIAVASLLAASFRDTGSFARILGQPGGVRAPTTWEVPAGRDKGTLIPTEVMLPIRAQARLEERGILGLGSGRNADAVLLATAPTVFGGGYTVPLPAQLLTGRIVRFAQWVRDQLPAGSSGEDVSAIFAQAAEVFLFRGATELGQLRGELITTGDGRAIQVTATVPPEHAGTRFQLAFALPMRR